The Falco rusticolus isolate bFalRus1 chromosome 5, bFalRus1.pri, whole genome shotgun sequence genome has a segment encoding these proteins:
- the CSRP2 gene encoding cysteine and glycine-rich protein 2 has translation MPNWGGGNKCGACGRTVYHAEEVQCDGRSFHRCCFLCMVCRKNLDSTTVAIHDAEVYCKSCYGKKYGPKGYGYGQGAGTLNMDRGERLGIKPESTPSPHRPTTNPNTSKFAQKFGGAEKCSRCGDSVYAAEKVIGAGKPWHKNCFRCAKCGKSLESTTLTEKEGEIYCKGCYAKNFGPKGFGYGQGAGALVHAQ, from the exons ATGCCAAACTGGGGAGGCGGCAACAAATGCGGTGCCTGCGGCCGCACTGTCTACCATGCCGAGGAGGTGCAGTGTGACGGGAGGAGCTTCCACCGgtgctgcttcctctgca TGGTCTGCCGAAAAAACTTGGACAGCACAACAGTAGCGATTCACGATGCTGAGGTTTACTGCAAATCTTGTTATGGAAAAAAGTATGGCCCGAAAGGTTATGGATACGGCCAAGGAGCAGGCACGCTGAACAtggacaggggagagagacTAGGCATCAAGCCTGAGAG CACACCCTCTCCCCACCGACCCACAACAAATCCAAACACTTCAAAGTTTGCTCAGAAGTTTGGAGGGGCAGAGAAATGCTCTAGGTGTGGTGATTCTGTTTATGCAGCAGAGAAAGTAATAGGAGCTGGAAAG CCGTGGCACAAAAACTGCTTCCGATGTGCCAAGTGTGGAAAAAGCCTAGAATCTACAACCCTAActgaaaaagagggagaaatctATTGTAAAG GTTGTTACGCAAAGAACTTTGGCCCCAAGGGATTTGGTTATGGCCAGGGAGCGGGTGCCCTCGTTCATGCCCAGTGA